The DNA segment CTCCTTCACAGACTGTGAGGGAACAAGAGTGGCGCCTGATCAGGCTGGAATAAATGAGGATGTTTTGGGACGCTCATTTAGGTCAGTTTGGGTTCCCAGGCTGGCTTCACAGCCCAGCGGTGTTGCCCTTGAAGATACTGCATCCAGCACCAGGAGCACCCTGGACCCCAGCAGAGCTATCTGAAGCCATCCTGCCCCACTCCCCGTCTCCTGATGGGTGCCGCAGCAGAGGCAGCAAAAAGCCAGCATGGCTCTCAGCAAATCCTGGTGTGAAGCCAAGCCACCTGAAAAACcctcttctctctgtctttctctccctcGCTGAAGGTGATCACCATTTTCACGCTGGTGGAGGTCATGCTGACATCGGATGGTGTCCCACTCAAGTACAGCGCCCTGCTCAAGAGGCCGAACTCGGAGAAGTGAGCACCCTGGGCTGCATATGCTCCCCACTGCCGACACTTGCTGACCTCCCAGGCCCCTCACTGGCACCCACCGGAGGTGGAGGGGACCCATGAGGAGTTTGggattttgagttttaaaaccgATGCCGTTTTATTTCTGGGTTGGATTTTAACTCCATCTGGGAGCAGGGCTCAGGGCTTGAGCCTGCCCCAGTCAGAGCATTTCTACTCTCAGATATTTTTAGCTtgatgctttctcttttttttttttaaggcagctgCGTCCATCCCCAGCCACCTTAGGTGCCTGTGGTGAGGGCAGAGTGGGGACACGTGTCCCGAGGAGCAGAGAGGGGCTGGCTCCACCGTCCCAGGTGGGATGTGGTGGTATGCAGTGGGATGCGGCCATGGGGCCATGCAGGAGGGTTTCTTGCAGGGTTGCGTGTCATGTAATAAAAGCTGGGTCAGCAGCTGCATGGGGGGCTCGCGCAGGTTTTATTTTGTCTCCTCCGTATTCCCCCGGCCAGGAATACCAGCAATAACTCATCTccccagcagccccgtgccttcccctgcctgccgcTTCCCAGGCATTGCGAAATCCAAGCAGCCTcgctgcctcccccagccccaagaTGTGCTTGGCCGAAGGGCATGGGGAATCAGGTGAATGTGTGCTCCTGGCTCCCTCTCCAGCAGCTAATCCCTCAGTCTGAGCCTTCACTGGGAGTCACCCGGTGTCTGCTCCAGCCCCTCACACCCTGGCCTCCAGCCTAACCCCGCTTGGAGACCCTGCAGCACCTTGTCCTTGCTTCTCCTTGCCACTGAAGAGAGTGTCCAGCCCCTCGCAGACTGACCAGCCCCTCTGCGGTCTCCAGGCACCTCTGCCTActgcctgtccccatgtccctgacCCACGCCATGCCAGATGACTCCGGGGGCGCAGGCTGCTCTGGCAGCCTCCACTTCATCACCCCTGTGGGGATGGGCAGCCATGAGCGGCAGCTGGTGGAGGGATTGATGTCTGGTGAGAAGGAGTGGATCCATCATGCAGGGGGCCCTGCTTCACTCTGCCTCATCAGTGGGACAGATGTGGCCCTGGCACGGACACATCTGCCCTTTGCAGGAGCCAGGAGCTGGCAAagcccaggctgcccagcccaGGATGGAGGATCAGGCCCTGGGATGGGTCAGGGCTGGATACAACATGCTCCCCAGGAGCTGGCAAGCCGTGAAAGCCGTCAGGGTCACCTGCGGTCCCCAGGGGTTGCGCTGCCGGCGGCGTCCTTCCAGATGACCTGGTACACCCACGCATGGATGTCACCTTCGGACGTGGGAGCGGGTGGGAGCAGCCTGTTCATCCCTGGGTCTCCTGCTCCTCGCCGGGTGCTGGTGGTGCGGGGCTgttccctgcccacagcaggtaCCTCACTGTGTGAGtgtgctggcacaggctgccccgGTATGCCCAACGTGTCGGGCACCGGCTGTCCCAGGGCCTGACAGGCAGTATGTGACTGTGTCCCCTCGGAGAGGGGGCCTGAGGACATTGACACCAAAGGCAAGATGTCCTCCCCCTACCCCTCAGCCTGGTGTCCCCCTCCTCAGGTTTGTCTCAGGGGAAACAAGGCCAATCCAGTGTGGCCCGGCTCAGACTGCAAAACCAGCACTTTTTACCCCAtgccctccctgctgctccctggggtcCCACAGGCAGCTGCCCCCATGGGAGCTGGGGGCCATGAGGTGCCCTAGTCCCCAGGGATGGGCTGGAGGTCCTCCCTTGCTGGTGGGGGGCAGGGATGGCcccagggggggctgggggcactgggagggccctgggcagggctgggagatAGTCCCTGAATGTTATCAGCCCATCGTCTCACCCTTGGTGGGGCTCAGCCCTCCGGCGGGACAGGGAAGGGTCATAAAGGGctgtccccctccctgccccggaCACAGGCGTTAttcagggagggagctgggatgGGCAGCATGGGGTGGCCGCTCTCCCCTGGaacctgccttctcctctgcctcctcaccCAGCTCGCCGCTGCAGCCTCAGGTGACAGGGGCCATGTGGGACAGGGTGGGTTGGAGCCCTtggtggggggtcctggggctggtGCCACTACCCTGGGGGTCTCCGGGGACCCTGTCACCTCCCCATGGGTTACCAGCAAAGGCAAACCCACCTGGCCACCTCATGGTGGTTTGAGACCCCAATCTTTGAAAGGGTTTGTCTCAGCCCCCACCAAAGCtggccctgtccccagcccccccagccccactgccccctcACCCCCGGCAGTGGCTTTGGATCAAGTGGTTCGATAGCCACAGCTGGCGGCAGTTGCTGGGAACATGGCACATTCACCACGGGGGGCTGATGCTTGGACACCTCATCCTCTCTGCCAAGAGGCATGAGGAACTTCCCTGCCaaactgtgcctcagtttccccttctgcAGATGGGCTCTGGGCAATGCTGGGGTTGCTAAATACCGGGCTGATCCCCAAAGGGCTCCTGGCCCCTCCAAGGTCCTCATGGAGGGGGCTCAGAGCAGCTAAATTTGCCTTGGGTGGACATGCCCACCCTGGTCCCTGGCGGGGGTGTTGTCTCAGGATGCCCAGTGCCCCCGCACACCCCCAGCTCTTCTCTTGCCTCCAGACGCTGAGAAGACCCCAGGCTACTGGAACGAAGGGGCCAGGAGGAGGCTGGAGTCGGCCCTGGCATTGCAGCCGGTGGCACGGCGGGCCAAAAACATCATCCTCTTCATGGGTGACGGTGAGTCCCACGGGTCCCAGCCAGCCCCCATGACTCCATGGCTCCACAGCAGCCAGGGGACGTGGCTGGTGAGAAGATGGGGCTGGTGCAGATCCCCTCCTCCCTGGCCAGCCCCGGGCAACGCCTGGGGAGGGCATGATTGCCGCTGGTCCTGGCCCCTTGCCACCCTGTGGCTCTGCCATGCCTGCAGGCATGGGGCTGCCCACCATGTCAGCAGCTCGGATCTACAAGGGACAGCTAGCCGGTGGCTCGGGCGAGGAGAGCGTCTTGGCCATGGAGACCTTTCCCCACGTGGCCCTGGCCAAGGTGagtggggcagcactgggggatggtcctgctgcccctgcccaaaACCCCACTGGCCCCTGCTTGCTTCCAGACCTACACCATCGACCGGCAGGTGCCCGACAGTGCTGGCACGGGCACAGCCTACCTCTGCGGGGTGAAGGCCAATGCCAAGACgctggggctgagcggggcgGCCGTCTATGGCAAATGCCGCACCACCTTTGGCAACGAGGTGGACTCCATCCTGCACCGGGCCAAGCTGGCGGGTACGGGGCAGTGGGCAACCCTGTCGGAGAACCTGGCATGGCATGGCCATCCCATGCCGTGCGGGGCTGGATGGGCTCCCTGTAAACCCTTGCTCACGCTGCAGGCAAGTCGGTGGGCATCGTGACAACCACGCGGGTGCAGCACGCGTCCCCAGGGGCAGCCTATGCCCACTCGGCCAGCCGGAGCTGGTACGCTGATGCCAACATGCCCAAGGAAGCATTGCGGGATGGCTGCAAGGACATTGCCTACCAGCTGGTGCACAACACAGATATCAACGTGAGCTGGGGAGCAGGCTTGGGAGGGAGGGGACTCCAGGAACATTGGGAGGGTCTGCTGAGCTCCCCGGCAGGTGATCCTGGGCGGCGGGCGGATGTACATGACCCCCAAGCGGACCCCAGACCCCGAGTACCCAGAGGACCCAGCTCAGAATGGCACCAGGAAGGACGGCCTTGACTTGATTGCCGAATGGCTGAATGCCAGGCAGGTACCGTGCCGGGGTGGAGGGGATGCGATGCCGGGCATGGGGTACGTGCCGTTGGCACTGGCTCTGTTATCGCTGGCAGGGCGCCCGCTATGTCTGGGACAAGAAGGGCCTGGACGCGGTCGAGGATGACTCTGTGAGCCACCTGATGGGTAAGAGCATTGCTGCCTGCACCACTGGcaatacctcctcctcctccccgctctGGGATTGCTGGTGGGGACACGAAGCACCCCCagcatggacacacacacaccccccttccccaggcCTCTTCGAGCCCAAGGACTTGAAGTACGAGCTGAACCGCAATGCCTCCACGGACCCCTCCATCGTGGAGATGACGGAAAAAGCCATTCGCATCCTGCGCAGGAACCCCAACGGCTTCTTCCTCTTCGTGGAAGATGAGTAGCCCCAGGCGGGCAgcatggctggggctggggtgggacgTGGGTTCTAGGAGCAGGTGGGCATCCCAGGGGGACCAGGGAGAGGGTGACAACCGCGTTCCCCGTGCAGGTGGCAGGATTGATCACGGCCACCACAGCGGCCGGGCCAAGCAGGCGCTGATGGAGGCCGTCATGCTGGACCGGGCAGTGGCACGGGCAGGCGAGCTCACTTCCCCCTCTGACACCTTGACTGTGGTGACGGCCGATCACTCCCATGTCTTCACCTTTGGTGGCAACACACTGCGTGGTACCTCCATCTTCGGTGGGTCTCAGGGAGGGGTGGCGAGCATCCCGGTTCCCACCTACCCCTTTTGCTCCCACCGGAGGCTGAGCTGGCTGAAGTGGGAGCTGAGGAGAGGTACCTGGCTGGGACAGGGGGTGACAATGTCTTTCCCTGTGCCAGGACTGGCCCCCAAGAAAGCCAAGGACAAGCGAGCCTACACCAGCATCCTCTATGGCAATGGTCCTGGCTACAGCATCCGCAACGGGGGCCGCCCGGCTGCCAGCCTCCCCGCCGCAGGTAGGAGtctgctggggatggggtgggggcacACGGTGGCTGGGGCAGCATCCCACCGGCATAGCCACTGGGACTGCATGGGGTCCCGGTGCCACTGGATGGCTCAGGAGTCACTTGGGCAGGAATCGCCCGGATGCCGGGGTGATGGAAGCTGCCTCCCCCATCCCTGCGACAGGTAGGGGACCCTGCTGCCCCTAATCCCGTTTCTTCTGTCCCCCCTGCAGAGGACAAGGACtacaggcagcaggcagccgtGCCCCTGGAGACGGAGACCCACAGTGGGGAGGACGTGGTGGTGCTGGCCCAGGGCCCCATGGCCCACGTCTTCCATGGTGTGCAGGAGCAGCACTACATCGCCCATGCCATGGCATACGCCGCCTGCCTCGAGCCCTACGCCACCGAGCCCGGGTGCAGGGCAACTCGCAGGGCCTCCCATGGCACCCGGTGCTCTTCACAGCCCCTGCTCACCCTCCTGGCCCTCTGtgtggctgcccacatggtggggGGCTGAGAGCCCCCAGGTGAGCCCCACTTCAACCcaggctgcccccagctgccccaTCGAGGGTCTTCGCAGCTGGGTCCTCACTGTGGCCAGGATCAAGGGTTGCAATAAAACACAGGTTGTTTGTCTCTATCTGCCATGCGAGGGTTTGCAGTCGCCTCCTAAGGCGCcaccccatgcctcagtttccccaggtgGTCGTGGCTCCTAGTTCCCCCCTCAGGACCAGTACTAGAGGTACTGGGGTGAAGGAGGTGGTGACATGAGGGTAAGAAGAGGCCATTTTCCCCCCCCTCAGCTTTGCCAGGCTGGGGCACAGTACACAAGGGTTGGTACCTTCCCTGCAAGGGCTCAGCAAGGAGTATATAGTCCACATCCATGGATTTATTGCTCAAGAAAGCTCTGGGCAGAGAACAGGGCTGCTCAGCGCACGAGTGACCCCAGGTGCTCCCGATATCTGCGTTGCCCCAGGTCTGATGCTCAGTGCTGCCTGTGGCATCCCCGGGCCAGGGCATCCCCCTGCCTAGCACCGCAGCACTGTAGCCATGACAGGCACCGATGCCTGCCAGGCACTGCCCATCCTCTTGCAGCCTACATCTGTTTGCACCCCAAGTCCGTCCATCCCCCAGCAACAATAAGGCGGGGTGTCAAGGACGTGCCAGCAGCCCAGCCCCATGGCCTTTGCGCTGCCCGGCAGGGTGCCACGCTATCGGAGATGTGCTGAACCCCTCCACTCCCCCTGCAAGGGCTGATCCTGGTCCAAAGTCCCTCCCTGGATCTGCTAGAGTTGCAGACACTGCCAGCGGCGTTGGGCTACTGGATCTCACCATGCAGCTCCTGGCACCCCTCACCCTCTGCCTGGGCCTCTGGGCAGAGCTCAGCAGTGCTGCCATCCCAggtggggacaaggatggggaatGGGTGCCCAGCTGGCTGCAGTGAGGTGCCTGGGGAAGTGGGGCACCCGGCAGGGCACCAGCCTGGCTGGCCACagggaggatttggggaggggagcgggctTCCCAGCTCTGCAAGGGTTAATGGGAGCTACCCCTGCTTTTCTGGCACCCTTGAGCCAGTTTTCCCCTGTGGGGTCAGATTCCTGCTTGTTACTGGGCTCGGGAAGTCTGGGAGAACTGCCTGTagcctccactcccaccccccatggATTTGGCCCCATTCCACCTGCCAGATAACTCCCCATCGTGTCTGCTTTTGCTGGCCTCCCGCCCTTCTCTGCCCCAGGGCCCCTGGGCTGGGCAGTGGGTGCAAGCCTGCAtggtctccccccaccccaaacagcaCTCTGACCTGCTCAGTCCATGTTAGAGGACTTCCCTGCATGGGGATGCCCATGGAGCAAGTACCCCTGGGAAGTGGCTGCCCCAGGGATGTAGGTGCTGGTGAGCTAGGACTGATAGGTGCTGCCCTGTCCCAGCGGAGGAGGAGAAGCCGTCCTTCTGGAATAAACAGGCGGCCGCAGCCATCGAGGCGTCCTTCAAGATCCAGCCCAGGATAAGCCAAGCCAAAAACCTCATCCTCTTCCTCGGGGACGGTGAGTCCCACTGGCACCCCCAGCGGGCAGGCTGGCGTGGCCAGTGCCCCATGGAGCAGGATGCAGGGAGGGCACCTGGTCCAGAGGGTGACCAGGACCCTCTCTCCTCACCCAGGATTCGGGATCCCCACCATAACGGCCACCCGCATCCTaaaggggcaggagcaggggaagcTGGGCCCTGAGACCCCCCTTGCCCTGGATGCTTTTCCCTACGTGGCTCTCTCCAAGGTAAATCACCGCCATGCTGGGCATGGGGCCAGGGTGATGCCgggcatggggacacagggatgcccATGGGGCTGCTGGCACAGAAGCACTCCAGGGATGCACATATGGAGTGCACAGGATCCCTGCCCATCCCACATTTGTTCTCGGGTGAAGAAATGAGCGTGGcaaggggtgctggggaggggcaCCCCGCTGGGTGCCTCTGCCAACCGCCCCCTACCCCGAGCCTGGTGTGTGTCCTTGGCAGACGTACAACGTGGACCGGCAGGTCCCTGACAGTGCGGGGACAGCCACAGCCTACCTCTGCGGGGTGAAGGGCAACTACCAGACAGTGGGACTGAGCGCGGCCGCCCGCCACTCACAGTGCAACACCACGGCGGGCAACGAGGTGGTCTCCGTGCTGGAGCGAGCTCGCAAAGCCGGTAAAGGgaggggcacagggctgggggagagTTCATGGGGACAAAGGGTGTCACGCTGGGGGCTGTCCTGCCATGAGCACCCCAGGGCTTGATGGTGGAGGACCCCATGTCTCCCTTCGTGGGACCTGATGGATGGGGGGGCGGCAGGGAAGGCAGTGGGCATCGTGACAACGACGCGGGTGCAGCATGCATCGCCCTCGGGAACCTATGCCCACGTGGTGAACCGCAACTGGTACGCGGATGCCAGCATGCCTGCGGATGCCCTACAGCAGGGCTGCAAGGACATCGCCTGGCAGCTGGTCCACAATGTCGACATCAACGTGAGCACCTGTGCAtgggaggggggagcaggggcagacCCCTGTGGGGCACCCCCACTAACACTGCTCCCATCTCTTCCCCTCCAGGTGATCCTGGGGGGTGGTCGGAAATACATGACTCCCGTGGGGACGAGGGACCCTGAGTATCCCACCTACTTCTCGGCGAACGGGATCCGCAAGGATGGGAATAACCTCATCAACATGTGGCTGAAGGCACGGCCGGTGGGTGACACGGCAGCAATGGTCCTCTGCCCACCACCGCCAGGCGTGGGGGCGGGCACCTACTAAACCCCCGTGGGATTTTCCCGCAGGGTGCCCGCTATGTCTGGAACAGGACAGAGATGCTGGCTGCCGCCACTGACCCCAGCGTGAATTATTTGATGGGTAACAAATGTCCTGTGTGCTGGGATCTGACAGCCACTGGGATGCATGCAGGCGCTGAGACTGTCCCCAACGTGTGCCCTCCCAGGTCTCTTCGAACCCGCGGATTTGAAGTACAACCTGGTACGTAACACCACCCTGGACCCATCGCTCACCGAGATGATGGAAGTGGCCATCACCATCCTGAGCAGGAACCCCAACGGCTTCTACCTCTTTGTGGAAGATAAGTTGGGGCCGGTGCCCCTGGGGTGGATGAAAGGGGGGTCCCAAATCCCAGGGTGGGGGTAAGAGTTAGGGGTGTTGCCATCGGTCCCCGCAGGCGGCAGGATCGACCACGGCCACCACGACGGTGCAGCCCATAAGGCGCTGACGGAGGCAGTGGAGTTCGACCGGGCCATCGAGCGGGCGGGCATCCTGACAGACGAGGCACAGACCCTCACTGTTGTTACCGCCGACCACTCGCACGTCTTCTCCTTCGGTGGCTACACGCTGCGCGGCTCCTCCATCTTTGGTAGGGCTCTGCCCAGCTGCCGAGAGTGGGGCATGGCCCTGTGCTGGACGCTGCTGGCTCCAGGGCACCCTGGCTGTGGCCAGAGGGGTGATACAGGGATTTCTTGGCTGATGTCCCCCTCCATCGCCCCCTCCCCAGGTCTGGCCCCCAGCAAAGCCGCTGATAACAAGAACTACACATCCATCCTCTACGGGAACGGGCCGGGCTACCCAGGCGCCAACCGGAACGATGTGGACGATGACACTGCCAGTGAGGGCGCAGGGACCATGGTCAGgtggtgggatggggctgggggccaccACTGCCTCCCTCACCTCCTTCTCCCCCGCCTCCACAGGGCAGTACAACTACTTGCAGCAGGCGGCCGTGCCCCTCTCATCAGAGACCCACGGTGGCGAGGACGTGGCCATCCTGGCCAAGGGCCCCATGGCCCACCTCTTCCATGGGGTGCAGGAGCAGACCTACGTGGCCCACGCCATGGCCTACGCCGCCTGCCTCGAGCCCTATGTTGCCTGCTACCAGAGGgcctctgcccccagcacccatgcCACGGCcctggccctgctcctgcccaccctcctcctgcccctcttcCACTGACCCCATGGCCCCGGGGCACCCCACGGGCGCTGCCGGACTtgcatcccccccatccccatggttGCAGCACCCACAGGTGGATGGTGGCTTTTTGGAGCATCCCCGGTCTGGATGTGGCAGCCATGGGCACCAAATCCCGGGCATGGGCAGGGGAGGGCCCTATGCCACCCACACAGGGTGCTCGGTGTTTAATAAACGTGGGGTGTGATGCTGGTGAGACAGGCATGTTAGTGGTGTGCGGGTACCCATGCCATGCAGGCAAGGCTGGGGATGCTGCCCGCTGCTACCAGTCCCCCAGCCATGGCCCCTTGCACCTGCCCAGCATATCCAGTGCTTTATTgaccagaaacagcagcaaaaaatacaGCAGGCATCTGTGTCCCCCACTCTCCCAGGGCGGGCTGGCATCGCCCGGCCCCAAGCTCTGCTGGCTGTGCCCACCCCCTGGCAGGGCTGATGCTGGGACAGGATGGGGCTGGTATGGGGGATGGCAGGGAGGACACCAGGCAGGGGGAGGCTTTTGGCATGGGGCAACCCCACAGTGTCTCCGGGTCACTCCCTCTGCCTTGACCGGCACTGGACTGGATGTGATAGGGCTGGGTGAAGGATTTGGGGTAGGTGGACAGAAGAGGGGGTACACGGGTCCTTAGGGGGTGCCCTGCATTGCCTAGTTCCTCCATGAGTACTCAGGGCCCCCCCAGTTTGCGGGGCAGGGGGTAGGAAGGGAatgggcaggaggcagctgcgTCTGGGCAGGAGCTCATGCCCACCCCAAGTGCCTCCCCGCTGCCTCCACCCCTCGGGCAGATGCCTGTCTTTGGGGGGGGTGACCCCCTCTGTCACCCAGGGGTGCCCCCTTTGCCTggagaggaggagcggggagaTGGGTGGAGGTGAGGAGCCGGCACAGGGTGGCACACGGGCAGGGATGGGGACCAGGGGTTGCCAGCCTGCCGGGGGGATCGGCCTCACCACACCGAGCACTTGTGCGCCGGGTTCATGGGCGAGTTCTTGGGGCAGTGGAAAACCCGTCCGAACTCCTCGAACTGCGAGACACTGCCCAGGACCCTGCCAGGAGAGGGGGGCAACTCAGAGCTGGGCACCACCTGCCCCCTCCTGCCACTGCCATGCACCCCACTTGGGGCACCCgctcaccccagcagcaccccatcccctgccccagggatgcTCACCCAAAACCTGCTGGTTCCAGCACCCCCAAGGGTGCCCACCCCACTTTGCACAGCACCACCAGCCATGGGGAAGGCTGGCACCCACCGTGCAGTCCCTATTTTGGGGCCAGCTGGTACCTGTAGTGCTCCGGCGCGTGCTTGTCCGTCAGCACCTGCAGGTAGATGGACTGGGATCGCCGCTTGATGCACCAGTTCTGCAGGGGAGAAAGGTTCCCATGGGTGAGCTGGACGGAGCACCCCaggccccagcacccaccagggcCTGTGGGGTACTGGCACCCACCAGGGCATGACGGCCCTTCTGCCTGCTGGGGACTAGGGCAGCGATGCCCTGGTTGTGcttgttattgtagggtctcctGGGAGCCTGTATACTTGCTATAGATGGGTTGGGAGAGCATAGAGGCAcgtttgttattgtagggtctcctGGGGTTGTGAGCTGCCTGGTTGTAGGGTCTCCTAGAAGTTTGGGATCATGTGCATTTGTTACTGTGGGGTCTCTGGAGGTGACGGGGGGACAGATGATTGTTATTGTGGGGTCCCCAGGAGCAGCGGGCCAGTGCAAGGTGCTCCTTGCAGGGCTGAGCCCTGTACCCTGAGCCCAGGACCTGCTGACACAGCCAAGCCTGGCTCCTGGCCACGGGCACCAGGTCCCCCAGGGCTCTTGCCCCGTCCCTCAGGGCCACCAGCCTCACACAGGgtgaccccccctccccgccccagtaTGTGCCACATATGGGGAGAACAGGGGCAGGCACTCACTTGGGCAAAGGCGATGAAGAAGAGCTGGTCATGTGTGTATTTCAGGTGGTGCAGGGGATGCTCTGGGCCATGCTCTCGCACCCACTTCTGGTAGGCCTGGAGAACAAGGGGTGCCCTCAGCAtggcctgggtgcccccccaaacctgccctgaACACCCCACCAAACCCTCCAGCAACCAGCAAGCAGGATCATGCCCACTCCATGCTGCAGGGAGcaaggtggggctggggggggtggtgtcccaCCCACCCGGTGGGTATGGCATCAGCAGCCGCCCTATGGCCATGCCAGGGCTGTGACGCCCCAGGATGGGGGGGACACTTACGTAGTAGGCGAGTTTGAGCCCCCCCATGTCAGCGATGTTCTCCCCCAGCGTGTGTTTGCCATTCACCTGCCAAGAGAGGAGTGATGATGGGGTGAGCAGAGGTGCCACCCCCCAGCCaggcatccctccatccccaccctggCACCGAGGCTGTGCATCAGTTGCCCTGCCTCAGTGCCCTGAGGAAATTCCCAGCCAAGGTGTGATGAGTTGTCAGGTctcagggctgggcagggcagagccATGCTCTCCTGCAGGCTCCCAGCCCCAGCGACAGAGCAGCGAGGATCCCCCCCCCACGGGGCAGCGTGTGCTGGGGCATTGCCTGGCAGGCAAGGGGCATCTCACCCGCTGATTGTAGACGGTGAAGTTGTCGTACAGGTTGACAATACACTGCGCCTTCTTCAGGAACTTGCTGTACGACCGCTCCGTCCACCAGTGCACCAGGTTCCCGTGCCTGTCGTACTGTCCCCCTGCCAAGGCAACCGCCACCACCCATAGTCCCaagggacccaggcgtcctgCCTGGCTGTCCCCTGCCCACCCACCTCCCACCCTGGCATGAGGTAGGGGGGGTTGCTCACCCCAGTCATCGTAGCCGTGGGTCAGCTCGTGCCCGATGATGGTGCCGATCCCGCCATAGTTCAGCGATCTGttgggcagggagcagaggtgagAGAGTTGGAGGGCACGGTGCTGGCAGGGATGGCGATGACCCCAGGACCTGACATCCCCATACCCTGCCCTGGCACCTCCCCAGGCACgcccctgtccccaaccccagcccctgccctggtaCCCCCACccgtgcccccagccccagccctcgcACCCCCTGGCCACGCCGCAGCCCCACACTCACTGCGGGAACTCGGGGTCGTAGAGGGTGGGCTGCAGGATGCCAGCGGGGAACACTAGGAACACAGGAGAGCATTGCagttgggggggggcaccctgccCTGTACTCAACCACAGCATCATCTGGCGCCAGGGGACCCTGCACcgtgcccccctccccacaccccccaccacaGGGGCCTGAGCCTGGGGGGCTGGGCAATGCCTCACCCATCTGGTTCTTGTTGGGCAGGTAGTAGGCGTTCAGCgcctggggaggcagcagccacCTGCAAGGACAGACAGAGGTGCCAGACTGTGGGggaactggggtgggggggggggcatggaaaTGCCACTCCCTTGCACAGTTAGGGGGGATAGGGGGACATTCCTGGCTTGCCCTGTGCCCTCCTGCCTACACCCTGAGGTGCAACTGGGCATGAGGGCAGGGGGCATTGGTGGGCCATGATGtgccccccatgccccccccagaGCAAGGAGATACCCACGCAGACTTGTCCACCTCCTGTCGGATCTTCTTCACCGAGAGCCTGATGCTGAAAGCGATGCTGTTGAGGATGTTCTTGAAGTAGGTCTTCTCATCCACGTCGAACTGGGGGGGCACGGCCACATCAGAGGGGATGCCAGCCCCAAATGCCAGCCGCAAGAgtgtggggagcagggctggggtgtCCTCCCACCCCGTGAGCCTTGGGGACAGAGGGTGTGGGGTGGTGGCCATGGGCTGGATGTGGGGTTGTGGCCATGGGCTGGATGTGGCACGAGTGTGTCCTCATGTCCCATGCTGTGTGCCCACGTGGGCAGCTGCATCTCCATCACCTCTGTAGGGTCCCTGGACCATGCTGGCACCCCCAGCCCTTGCTGAGGATGGGACTGAGCTCCAGGGGTgcaatgtggggaaggagccATCATTCCAGACCTCAGGGACGGTATGGCATTTCCCATGTGGC comes from the Accipiter gentilis chromosome 6, bAccGen1.1, whole genome shotgun sequence genome and includes:
- the LOC126039357 gene encoding intestinal-type alkaline phosphatase-like, coding for MPARHCPSSCSLHLFAPQVRPSPSNNKAGCQGRASSPAPWPLRCPAGCHAIGDVLNPSTPPARADPGPKSLPGSARVADTASGVGLLDLTMQLLAPLTLCLGLWAELSSAAIPAEEEKPSFWNKQAAAAIEASFKIQPRISQAKNLILFLGDGFGIPTITATRILKGQEQGKLGPETPLALDAFPYVALSKTYNVDRQVPDSAGTATAYLCGVKGNYQTVGLSAAARHSQCNTTAGNEVVSVLERARKAGKAVGIVTTTRVQHASPSGTYAHVVNRNWYADASMPADALQQGCKDIAWQLVHNVDINVILGGGRKYMTPVGTRDPEYPTYFSANGIRKDGNNLINMWLKARPGARYVWNRTEMLAAATDPSVNYLMGLFEPADLKYNLVRNTTLDPSLTEMMEVAITILSRNPNGFYLFVEGGRIDHGHHDGAAHKALTEAVEFDRAIERAGILTDEAQTLTVVTADHSHVFSFGGYTLRGSSIFGLAPSKAADNKNYTSILYGNGPGYPGANRNDVDDDTARQYNYLQQAAVPLSSETHGGEDVAILAKGPMAHLFHGVQEQTYVAHAMAYAACLEPYVACYQRASAPSTHATALALLLPTLLLPLFH